In Candidatus Defluviibacterium haderslevense, the following are encoded in one genomic region:
- a CDS encoding outer membrane beta-barrel protein, whose product MKLLVRNQKPFAYIYKYSLLFFLFICVDVSFGQSYSIQGHIIDSTNQNLSLASVLLLDPQDSSLIEFTRADDKGFFNLKKIAPRSYLLKITYVGYLPYEKKILIQDANINLDRIILKPISKELFEVVIRAAKAPMSIRGDTIEYDASTFKVPTGSTLEDLLRKLPGIEVGQDGALTSEGKNITKVTVEGKRFFDGDPKSATKNLPAEGISKVQVFNNVTEEEKLTGLKSNSNEKAMNIALKDEFKKGGFGKISGGLGTESTAELKGNYNKFDSKTQLAIVASGTNTGRNGLSWNDYQDFKGSNSFNWDDNDDFGFGSNGMRYYYSNSGDDEDNLETNFFSNYDNGFPKKISSGLNYNYEKKKTKISSMYFYNNNQLLSEVYRNVQFLYPMDSYNTLDTSVNENKKAYHTAEIRIEQEIDSLQKIIIKSTINTGQVKNELDGLYQNFNVDHLLSNDLDLNSDYTNKITTWQNTLIFRKKFRKAGRSFALSGAYILNTSNRNANQISVNNFYGIQFPLVDSTALLNQNNSTKNIKNQFKGSALYTEPLSKRFYSQTFYNFSQRNADYTRNVFDIENGNSNYNDYYSKAYDNKVLLNRLGTSIKYSFQGLNMSLGCAIQNYNLSGNYTTFVNEDTTYIIDNKFISLIPNFSFGKDMKGNKSINFSYTVNTREPTSNELLNVIDNSNPTSIRIGNPDLLPENRHDININYRKFNPGTFINFYGGLSYNYVDNAIIQSRTIDDYYISTSMPINHSGAQRFNGNLGYGFPIVKNKFTINMSGSYNYSKSFAVINTLLDHTNTNSVNGSLRINVTPEDRFSWFLNGSLNKSYTTYEINESQNQKLQTVTFGSELNYKFIWNLFFNSSFTYNHYQNSYNDFNSNIPILNLSIYKIFLKNNKGELRISAYDLLDRSKGISQYATTNSIVQTETINLSRYFLLSFTYNMRGIKTNFAKNNRGYYGG is encoded by the coding sequence ATGAAATTGTTGGTACGAAATCAGAAACCATTTGCTTATATTTATAAATATTCCTTGCTATTTTTTTTATTTATATGCGTGGATGTATCATTTGGTCAATCCTATTCTATTCAGGGTCATATTATCGATAGTACCAACCAAAATTTAAGTCTGGCCTCGGTATTATTACTTGATCCTCAAGATAGCAGTCTCATAGAATTTACCAGAGCTGATGATAAGGGTTTTTTCAATTTGAAGAAAATTGCACCTAGATCCTATCTTTTAAAAATTACTTATGTTGGATATTTACCCTATGAAAAAAAGATATTAATTCAAGATGCAAATATTAATTTAGATCGCATTATTTTAAAACCCATTTCTAAGGAATTATTTGAGGTAGTCATCAGAGCTGCAAAAGCTCCAATGAGTATACGGGGAGACACTATAGAGTATGATGCTTCCACATTCAAAGTGCCTACTGGTTCTACTCTTGAAGATTTATTACGAAAATTACCCGGAATTGAAGTGGGTCAGGATGGAGCCTTAACTTCAGAAGGAAAAAACATTACAAAAGTAACAGTTGAAGGAAAGCGATTTTTTGATGGAGATCCTAAATCAGCTACTAAAAATTTACCAGCCGAAGGTATTTCCAAAGTTCAGGTGTTTAATAATGTCACAGAAGAAGAAAAGCTTACAGGACTCAAATCAAATTCAAATGAAAAGGCAATGAATATTGCTTTGAAAGATGAATTTAAAAAAGGAGGATTTGGAAAAATATCAGGTGGACTGGGCACTGAATCAACTGCAGAACTGAAGGGGAATTATAATAAGTTTGATTCTAAAACGCAATTAGCCATTGTAGCATCAGGAACAAATACCGGAAGGAATGGACTATCCTGGAATGATTATCAGGACTTCAAAGGAAGCAATTCTTTTAATTGGGATGACAATGATGATTTTGGATTTGGCTCTAATGGTATGAGGTATTATTATTCGAATTCAGGTGATGATGAAGACAACTTAGAAACTAATTTTTTTAGTAATTATGATAATGGCTTTCCTAAGAAAATTTCTTCAGGATTGAATTATAATTACGAAAAGAAAAAGACTAAAATTAGCAGCATGTATTTTTACAATAATAATCAATTATTGTCTGAAGTATATCGAAATGTACAATTTCTCTACCCCATGGATTCTTATAATACCTTAGACACTTCAGTCAATGAAAATAAAAAAGCTTATCATACTGCTGAGATTAGAATTGAACAAGAGATCGATTCCTTGCAAAAAATAATTATTAAAAGTACCATCAACACGGGCCAAGTAAAAAATGAACTTGATGGTTTGTATCAGAATTTCAATGTAGATCATTTATTATCTAATGATTTGGATTTAAATTCTGATTATACCAATAAAATTACTACATGGCAAAACACATTAATATTTAGGAAAAAATTCCGGAAGGCCGGTAGGAGTTTTGCACTCAGTGGTGCTTATATATTAAATACCAGCAATAGAAATGCCAATCAGATATCTGTGAATAATTTTTATGGTATACAATTTCCTTTAGTAGATTCAACGGCATTATTAAATCAAAACAATTCAACAAAAAATATTAAGAACCAATTCAAAGGCAGTGCTTTATATACGGAACCATTGAGCAAACGGTTTTATAGTCAGACCTTTTACAATTTTAGTCAACGAAATGCTGATTATACTCGAAATGTGTTTGATATAGAAAATGGTAACTCCAATTATAATGATTATTACAGTAAAGCTTATGACAACAAAGTTCTTTTAAATCGCCTTGGAACGTCTATCAAATATTCTTTCCAAGGATTAAATATGTCTTTAGGATGTGCCATTCAGAATTATAACTTAAGTGGTAACTATACGACTTTTGTAAACGAAGATACGACTTATATAATTGACAATAAATTTATTAGCCTAATACCGAATTTTAGTTTTGGTAAGGATATGAAGGGAAATAAAAGTATTAATTTTTCCTACACGGTAAATACCAGAGAACCAACATCTAATGAATTACTTAATGTCATTGATAATTCAAATCCTACTTCTATTCGAATTGGAAATCCAGATTTACTTCCAGAAAACAGACATGACATTAATATTAATTATCGGAAGTTTAATCCAGGAACGTTTATCAATTTTTATGGAGGATTAAGTTACAATTATGTAGATAATGCCATAATACAATCCAGGACCATAGATGATTATTATATCTCTACATCCATGCCCATTAATCATTCCGGCGCTCAGCGATTTAATGGGAATTTGGGATATGGCTTTCCGATTGTAAAAAATAAATTCACGATCAACATGTCGGGTAGTTATAACTATTCAAAGAGTTTTGCAGTTATCAATACCTTGTTGGACCATACCAATACCAATAGTGTAAATGGTTCGCTGAGAATAAATGTAACACCTGAAGATAGATTTTCTTGGTTTTTAAATGGTTCATTAAATAAGTCATACACTACTTATGAAATCAATGAATCTCAAAATCAAAAACTTCAAACTGTTACATTTGGATCTGAATTGAATTATAAATTTATTTGGAATTTGTTTTTTAATTCGTCTTTTACTTACAATCACTATCAGAATTCTTATAATGATTTTAATTCCAATATCCCAATATTAAACCTTTCGATATATAAAATATTTCTCAAAAATAATAAAGGTGAATTACGGATTAGCGCTTATGATCTCTTAGATCGCAGTAAAGGAATTAGTCAGTATGCGACAACCAATAGCATAGTCCAAACGGAAACCATCAATTTATCAAGATATTTTTTATTGAGTTTTACCTATAATATGCGCGGTATAAAAACAAATTTTGCAAAAAACAATCGAGGTTATTATGGTGGATAA
- a CDS encoding GLPGLI family protein, whose amino-acid sequence MKTFIFLLTLLFLPQMILAQFSQGKIIYERTSYWSKIAQRLPYLSQEEKDRSLLTNGSKEGWKSNYILNFDSTASILKKQVKSGSESAFGYSWREEDYLIYRNFKDSKKVDWIELLGKTYLIEEDYVRPKWKILNEIKEVAGFVCMKAESVDTIKSQKIVAWFTDAIPVSSGPEQFYGLPGMILEINKNDGDVVIVATNIEFNIPNQVVKLPKLKGKKVTSPYFLDLVKAYIQESIKAQRNPYWTIDY is encoded by the coding sequence ATGAAAACATTTATTTTTTTGTTGACCTTGTTATTCCTACCTCAGATGATTTTGGCCCAATTTAGTCAGGGTAAAATTATTTATGAAAGAACCAGCTATTGGTCTAAGATAGCTCAGCGATTACCCTATTTATCCCAAGAGGAAAAAGATAGAAGTTTATTGACAAATGGAAGTAAAGAGGGTTGGAAGAGTAATTATATTTTGAATTTTGATTCTACCGCCAGTATTTTAAAAAAACAAGTCAAAAGTGGTTCTGAAAGTGCTTTTGGTTATAGCTGGAGGGAAGAAGATTATTTAATTTATAGAAATTTTAAGGATTCCAAAAAAGTGGATTGGATTGAATTATTAGGAAAGACTTATCTCATCGAAGAGGATTATGTTCGACCCAAATGGAAAATCCTTAATGAGATTAAAGAAGTTGCCGGATTTGTTTGTATGAAAGCCGAAAGTGTTGATACCATTAAATCTCAAAAGATTGTTGCATGGTTCACAGATGCAATACCCGTTTCTTCTGGCCCCGAACAGTTTTACGGTTTACCGGGGATGATTTTGGAAATTAATAAGAATGATGGAGATGTTGTTATTGTAGCAACAAATATTGAATTCAATATCCCGAATCAAGTTGTTAAGTTGCCTAAATTAAAAGGTAAAAAAGTGACTTCTCCATATTTTTTAGACTTAGTTAAAGCATATATTCAAGAAAGTATTAAGGCACAACGAAATCCATACTGGACCATTGATTATTAA
- a CDS encoding nitroreductase, with protein sequence MNNTFKIISEIIRNRRSISPQFYKAGKIPDELLMSILESARWAPTHKKTQPWRFVVIRNDARNTLSHLMSEHYKNTTTSELYTDIKYQKAGEKPLQSDTVIAICIHRSPDTLLPEWEETAALGCSVQNMWLAASAAGLGAYWSTPNVIHHLDTFLDLASNEHCLGLFYMGWKSEVEIPDSTRMELDQIVRFMN encoded by the coding sequence ATGAATAATACATTTAAAATAATTTCTGAAATCATAAGAAACAGAAGATCTATATCTCCACAATTTTATAAGGCTGGTAAAATTCCAGATGAATTACTCATGAGTATTTTGGAAAGTGCGAGGTGGGCGCCTACACATAAGAAAACACAACCTTGGAGATTTGTGGTCATAAGAAATGATGCACGGAACACCTTAAGTCATTTGATGTCTGAGCATTATAAGAATACGACAACTAGTGAATTATACACGGATATTAAATATCAAAAAGCTGGTGAAAAACCATTACAAAGTGATACCGTTATAGCCATTTGTATACACAGAAGTCCGGATACCCTTTTACCTGAATGGGAGGAAACTGCCGCACTCGGATGTTCGGTTCAAAATATGTGGTTGGCCGCATCAGCAGCTGGATTGGGTGCATATTGGAGTACCCCAAATGTGATACATCATTTGGATACTTTTTTGGATTTAGCCTCAAACGAACATTGTCTGGGATTATTTTATATGGGATGGAAATCTGAAGTTGAAATTCCGGATTCTACCCGGATGGAACTGGATCAAATAGTGAGATTCATGAATTAA
- a CDS encoding DUF4442 domain-containing protein — protein sequence MNKKQLQFIRIMNHRLLFWWAMLFKLPTLIFWGIKIKSLTLDSCSTTIPYHWRTQNPFKSIYFAALAGAAELSTGALCMLAIQGNHSVSMLVIDLKAEYYKKANQKITFICDQGEVIQQMIASLNDVNPSKIVTLVSKGYNEQQEFVAQFNISWSFKLKSKLNPVNS from the coding sequence ATGAATAAAAAACAATTACAATTCATTCGGATTATGAATCATCGGTTGCTTTTCTGGTGGGCAATGCTGTTTAAATTACCTACACTAATCTTTTGGGGTATTAAAATAAAATCATTGACACTCGATTCATGTTCCACTACTATTCCTTATCATTGGAGAACTCAAAATCCGTTTAAATCCATATATTTCGCAGCATTAGCTGGCGCAGCCGAACTATCCACAGGGGCTCTTTGTATGTTGGCCATTCAAGGAAATCATTCAGTGTCCATGTTGGTAATTGATTTAAAGGCAGAGTATTACAAAAAAGCGAATCAAAAAATTACTTTTATCTGTGATCAAGGCGAAGTCATTCAGCAAATGATTGCAAGTCTTAATGATGTCAATCCGTCCAAAATCGTTACTCTTGTATCCAAAGGTTATAATGAACAACAAGAGTTTGTAGCACAATTTAATATATCCTGGTCCTTCAAATTAAAATCCAAACTGAATCCTGTTAATTCATGA
- a CDS encoding MFS transporter, translated as MKVITRTVWILSLVSLFTDMASEMLYPIMPIYLKSIGFSIVLIGLLEGLAEATAGLSKSYFGKHSDRLGRRVPFVQVGYALSAFSKPMLAVFTFPIWIFFVRTLDRLGKGIRTGARDAILAEESTPETKATVFGFHRSMDTFGAMLGPAMALVYLYFYPQQYKMLFILALFPGIIALIASLLLKEKVKTKPNLTQPISFFSIFSYWKTSSIEYRKWSIGFLAFTVFNSSDIFLLLKAKQSGLEDSWIIGIYIFYNFIYALFSYPIGILADKIGLRNTYLFGLSLFVMVYLGMAFEGNYLWYVFLFVLYGIYAAATEGISKALLSLQASKADMANALGSFSGLQSIAALISSSFAGLIWYSCNASVSFIISAIGAFCVIIYFISMHPKIDHDPINQ; from the coding sequence TTGAAAGTCATTACTCGCACAGTCTGGATTTTATCTTTAGTCAGTCTTTTCACTGATATGGCCAGTGAAATGTTGTATCCGATTATGCCCATCTATCTTAAAAGTATTGGGTTTTCTATTGTTCTTATTGGCTTGTTGGAAGGGCTTGCTGAAGCGACTGCCGGATTAAGTAAATCTTATTTTGGCAAACATTCAGATCGACTTGGTCGTCGTGTTCCTTTCGTACAAGTTGGATATGCGTTAAGTGCATTTTCTAAACCAATGCTGGCCGTTTTTACTTTTCCCATATGGATTTTTTTTGTTAGAACATTAGATCGCTTGGGTAAGGGAATTAGAACGGGGGCCCGCGATGCCATTTTAGCTGAAGAATCAACCCCTGAAACCAAAGCCACTGTCTTTGGATTTCATCGTTCTATGGATACTTTCGGTGCTATGTTAGGTCCAGCAATGGCGCTTGTTTATTTGTATTTCTATCCGCAACAATACAAGATGTTGTTTATTCTGGCATTATTTCCTGGCATCATCGCACTGATTGCTTCTCTGCTTTTAAAAGAAAAAGTTAAAACCAAACCCAATCTAACACAGCCTATTTCTTTTTTTTCAATTTTCAGTTATTGGAAAACAAGTTCTATAGAATATCGCAAGTGGAGTATTGGATTTTTAGCATTTACTGTATTCAATAGTTCGGATATTTTCTTACTTTTAAAAGCAAAGCAATCAGGTCTTGAAGATAGTTGGATTATTGGAATATATATTTTCTATAATTTTATTTACGCTCTATTTAGCTATCCTATTGGGATATTAGCAGATAAAATTGGACTACGAAATACCTATTTGTTTGGTCTGAGCCTTTTTGTTATGGTATATCTTGGAATGGCTTTCGAAGGAAATTATTTATGGTATGTTTTTTTATTTGTACTATATGGTATTTATGCAGCAGCAACAGAAGGAATTTCTAAAGCACTTTTAAGTCTTCAAGCATCTAAAGCAGACATGGCCAATGCGCTTGGAAGTTTTTCCGGATTGCAAAGTATTGCTGCATTGATATCAAGTAGTTTCGCAGGACTCATCTGGTACTCTTGCAATGCTTCTGTTTCTTTTATTATTTCAGCTATAGGTGCATTTTGCGTTATCATATATTTCATAAGCATGCATCCAAAAATAGATCATGATCCCATAAATCAATAA
- a CDS encoding YifB family Mg chelatase-like AAA ATPase, whose product MLIKSYSAAVYGVDAKTITVEVNAGGTVAAGKINYFLVGLPDNAVKEGYQRIEAAIKNIGYQFPRLKLVVNLAPADLRKEGSAYDLPIALAILAATKQINGAILDQYMIMGELSLDGSLRPIKGALPIGIQARKEKFKGIIIPSVNAKEAAIVNQMDVIGVDNLQEAVEFINGTRQIEPLFFDTREEFAYQQTLYDRDFSDVRGQQNIKRALEIAAAGGHNVILIGPPGAGKTMLAQRLPTILPPLTLHESLETTKIHSVAGILPGNSGLVSIRPFRSPHHTISDVALVGGGSNPAPGEISLAHNGVLFLDELPEFKRTVLEVLRQPMEDRKVTISRAKISLDYPANFMLIASMNPCPCGFYNHPDKDCVCGPGIVKKYLAKISGPLLDRIDLHVEVTPVSSDELMETSKSSENSQHIRERVQIARERQEIRYKDMKDVHSNAQISSSMVRDLCYINQAGAVLLKTAMERLQLSARAYDRILKVARTIADLSASDDIKIEHLAEAIHFRSLDREGWAG is encoded by the coding sequence ATGCTTATTAAATCCTATTCTGCTGCCGTCTACGGGGTGGATGCTAAAACAATTACCGTAGAAGTAAATGCCGGTGGCACTGTGGCTGCCGGAAAAATAAATTATTTTTTGGTCGGTCTACCAGATAATGCTGTGAAGGAAGGTTATCAAAGAATTGAGGCTGCCATTAAAAATATAGGTTATCAATTTCCGCGACTTAAACTGGTCGTTAATCTGGCACCCGCAGATCTAAGAAAGGAAGGATCTGCATATGATCTACCTATTGCTTTAGCAATTTTGGCTGCAACCAAACAAATCAATGGTGCGATATTGGATCAGTACATGATTATGGGTGAACTTTCACTTGATGGAAGCCTAAGGCCTATCAAGGGAGCTTTACCAATAGGGATTCAAGCCCGTAAGGAAAAATTCAAGGGCATCATTATTCCTTCAGTTAATGCTAAAGAAGCCGCTATAGTGAATCAAATGGATGTTATTGGAGTCGATAATTTGCAAGAAGCTGTAGAATTCATCAATGGTACCCGCCAGATTGAGCCTTTGTTTTTTGATACGCGCGAGGAATTTGCTTACCAACAAACCCTTTATGATCGAGATTTTTCAGATGTTCGAGGACAACAGAATATCAAACGCGCCCTTGAAATCGCTGCAGCAGGAGGTCATAATGTCATATTAATAGGTCCACCGGGGGCTGGAAAAACGATGTTAGCCCAAAGACTTCCTACCATACTTCCTCCTCTAACGCTTCATGAATCATTAGAAACGACTAAAATTCATTCTGTTGCTGGTATTTTGCCTGGAAATTCGGGCTTAGTGTCCATTAGACCATTCAGATCACCACATCATACGATTAGTGATGTTGCCTTAGTGGGAGGTGGTAGTAATCCGGCACCAGGAGAGATTTCTTTGGCCCATAATGGCGTATTGTTTTTGGACGAATTACCGGAATTCAAACGAACCGTTTTGGAGGTACTCAGACAACCTATGGAGGATCGAAAAGTCACGATATCCAGAGCTAAAATTTCATTGGATTATCCAGCTAATTTTATGTTGATTGCATCCATGAATCCTTGCCCATGTGGATTTTATAATCATCCAGACAAAGATTGTGTTTGTGGTCCCGGAATTGTAAAAAAATATTTAGCTAAAATCAGTGGTCCATTACTAGATCGCATCGATCTTCATGTAGAAGTGACGCCGGTATCTTCCGATGAACTTATGGAAACTAGCAAATCTTCTGAAAACTCACAACATATCAGAGAACGCGTTCAAATCGCGCGTGAACGTCAGGAAATAAGGTATAAGGATATGAAGGACGTGCATTCCAATGCTCAGATATCATCGAGTATGGTCCGGGATTTATGTTACATCAATCAAGCCGGTGCTGTTCTTTTAAAAACGGCCATGGAGCGATTACAATTATCGGCAAGAGCTTATGACCGAATCTTGAAAGTCGCCCGAACCATCGCAGATTTATCCGCTTCTGATGATATAAAAATAGAGCATTTGGCTGAAGCAATCCACTTTAGAAGTTTGGATCGTGAAGGTTGGGCTGGGTGA